The genomic region GAATAAGCATTTAATTTCCCATTAGGGACTTAAAAATATCACCGCCTATGATATatacaattaaattaaaaaaattggagCATAAAGATTTAAAAATAAGGCCTAAATTAGTGCAAATATCTAGTCTATGGAGGGGATAGATTAATTGCAGATTTTATGGACAAAATGTAGACAGCTTCCTACTTTATAAAATTTACCTCTAAAAAATTTAGCATTCCTCAAATGTTGTTTTATGACTATATTAAAAGGTTTTGTATTGACGTGGTGCAAAAGTTTTGGTGCAAGAAAATAATTTTTGTCCAGCCATTTAAAATCTGTgttgttttccatttttttttttttaaaaacattagaaaatggttttaaaaaaattTCTGCTGAAAGCTTATTGGTTAGAAGATTTTTTAGTAGATTTTTAATGAAAAACTAAAAGACCCAGCAAAATAAAGAATGAtcagaaaaaagaagaaaatgatgaaaattaaattttgaaattaataCCTGTGCAAACTATAGAATAAGCATTTGTTTTTATAAATACACAATTCCCCAGAAATAATTAATTGCATTGGGTAGCTGAAGTGAATACATTAGTCTCCGGCCTACAAGGCAGGGACTAATAAACCAATTGCTAATAAAAGCACCCCCCTATTGCATCTCTCTGTGTATCATATATTTGGCTCCTTTGCTACTATTGAGTACAAGCTGTATTATAGCTCTTACAAAAAATTTAGTCGCTATATATTTAAAAATAGGTACTAATTTAGGCATGTCCTACAAAGTAGGCAATCAATTCTCAACCATGAAGTCACTTTTAAAGATTGTTACCGCAAGGTCTTGTTTCCTTAATGCAAACGGTCACTGTTTTATCCAACATTCTTTTAAATTCTTGTCTACTATCAACAGCATATCTTATTCAAGAAATTGGCATTCTTTGCAATAAACCATCATACAGAAGTAGTAGTACCTATCAGAGCATTGAACCTAAAAAGTGATGCTGGTCCAGATCCTGACTGGAAGATTTGCCCCATTGTGTGTTTTATGAGTTTAAAGGTAAAGTACAAAATCAAGAAATTAAATACTCCACAACCCATTTGGCAAAAGGTGCTTGGGCACAATCCTCCAAGTGCTTTAGTGGTCATACCTCAACTGATCATAAGGAAAACTGTCATTAATCCTAAGATCCAAGTCAGTTTTAGtaaaaataatcacagagcatgTTCCAATTGCTTTTGTGGTCCCTTCATTCACTTCAATAAAAAATGAGATAAAATTCTGCTAAGATGAAGGTAATTAAATGGAAATAACAACAGAACATGTAAATGTTTCCTAGGAATATAATCGCACCATTATTAACATTTAGTTAACATTTAGAAGGCATAAAATAGGTTAAGAAAGGCTTGGATACAAAAATTACTTCATGGTGTACAGATAAGTCGAAGAGTTTTCTTAAATTCAAATTAGCAACACCCTTATTTCCAAGCTACTAGAATAGGCAGGCGTACGTCTAAACATTATGGCTCTTTAAGAAACCTGTACTACACAGATTTCCAATGAATAAAATCAGAACCAAAGTTTCAATAACCAGGTAGTAAAAAGATCCAAATAATGCATAACCATCATATTCTTTAGGATTTATTGGCAAGCATAATTTAGTGAGAGAAATAAAGTTACTGCAACTGTGCAATAATATTACAAGATTCCAGTTACAATCAAAATTTGTTACTACAACTCTCCTCGATCATAGTAAAACCTCCACGGCCACAACTAACATTCTCAATGGACAAGTCACATTGGCATCAGACAATCCTTGCCCTCCGGACCATGTCATCAGTGCTACCTAGATGGGCAAATAAAATTAAAGCAAGCGAACTACTATTGACCTTGTTGTAGAGCATATAAGACTGCATTAAATAAGAAGCTTCTCGATGGCATCCTACAAAACGGGGAAAATTTGTTagaagacaaaacaacaaaactagaACTATTTCCACAATCAAGACATCAACAGTAAAAGTTTGAAAAATGATATTATTGGCTGTCAATGTTTTCTCAGAATTTTGCACGGTAATATTTATATGTTATCATCTAAAAGTTTCAGACTTACCTTAAGCTGTTGAATTTGTGATTTTAGTTGACTTCCCTCATTAGTTGTCACAGAACAAGCAATGACAGGACGAGTGACACCACATGCCCGACCTAATGCCTGTTTTGATGGTACAAACACATATGGCACGTTCTGCAAGATACACAGAACAAATAGCAAGCAAGAAATACTTTCCAGTCAAAAAGCAGTTTCCACATGGATCAAGttcaaaatgaccaaaatttcGGATGGCTATCTCCATAACCAACTATAGAATTCAAATAACAAAACCATAAAATATACTAAAATAATTCTTGTCTGAACAGTTAAAATACCTTATCCTCAGCCAACAATGGCAAATGGAGAAGGATCTCAAGAGGCTCAGTATCAGCTGCCATAACAACGAACTCTGCAATTCCTCTGTTCAGAGTCTTGGTAGCTGAAGTATGAAAGAAAACAATTTAGAAGCATGGAAAAAAATACCCTAACCTACCTATTTGTGTTAGGGATACACAACACTCTTAAAATAAAACTTCAGtacacaatttttttcaaaaatattcaaATTACACAAAAATATTCACATATAAGTAGGGTTTGAAAGAACTTTTAAAAACCAATTTTAGAAGGTTTTGAAAATGGGCCTTAAATGCAGTTTTACTAGGCTAATTTTTCAAACATCAGTAGGGTCCATATTTGACTTGTAGTTGTTAATCTTGAATAACTTTTTAAATTTACTTGTATAAACCCTACCCATAATTTGTCTTGATGTATTAATCCCCCTTTCCTATCTATCAAAGTAAACTACTAGAACCATAGCTCAATCCCTGAAAACATGACAGCCTATAAGTCCTCAACATAAGCATTCAACAATGTTCATTATTTTTACTCAGGAGGTTATCAAGCTTTTTCACTTATTCGATGTATGTTTTCCTTGAGCCTTCGATGGATTTCTTCACATTCTCTGTCTAGAATAAATCCTTGATAATAACCTTTACTTATGCTGTCAGGTCTTTCAAGCAATTCAAAGTGATTCCTCCTATTTAATAGGATTGTTACCTAAATTTCTAAGATATAAGGGCAAACAAATTGTTTCAAATAAGCTAATGCTAGATAATATTGATGGCAAACTTGACATTGGTTTTTCATGTTAGACTGGGAAGACAAGTATATGTCCCTTTACAGAGCATCCACAGAATTATGTTATAAGGAGATATGGTGGTCATTAAGGATTCCTGCTCCAGTGGTCAGAGGAAGATCTATAAACCAGGGAGCAAAAAACCGAACTTTTATGAGAAGTTTTGAGAATGCCACATTCAGATATTCTTAGGAAACGGTTCTCAAAACCATTGCAAAGTTAGCATACCCATGCTGGCCATGGCCATTTACAAACAACCCCATTCTGTACAGAAGTACAAAGAGAATTTTGGGCGGGGGGAAGAAAATTTTGTGACGTTCCCTCTTTGAAATTAAGCCAAGTTAGAACCTATCACCCATCATGCATTTCCCCACGGGCCTTGGGAATTTGTAATGTCCCTTCTCCGAAATTAAGCCAAGTTAAAACCAATCACCTATCGTGCATTTTCCCATGAGACGGGAATTTTGCACAAGGGAAATACTGAAAtaggattataataataaattaagagGTTCTTAATGTCACAAAAGGGACCGCTTAAgtgatattataaaataaaatcataataaataGAGCCTCGAGTAAAGTTAAGATATTAAATAAGGTCTCtcgtaattaaaatttaatttaaacaatTCCTCTCAAATATCAATCAAGGATCATGAAGGAAATATAAGAAATTATGTCTTTTAGAAGGAAACTCTATTTAAGAGAGGCCAAGCAAGGAGAAGAAGGCATATTTGATCAACCATTCTATTTTCTGATTTCTACTCCCAGTTGGACCATTGGACTTTGGTTCAATTAACCGGAGAACAAAAACCTTCCAGACTCGCAATATCTTAGAGTGATTTCACACAAAAATCACCTTGAACTAATCATTGTGCAGATTCTATTAATTTTCAGTTTGTAATTAaagaaatatcctttcaaatctacATTCATAATTGGCTCACAGCAATCCATATTCTTTGTCACGATTGAAGCAGTTCACattgtttgaatttatttaatattggcGATAGCTGTTATAGCACCAATTAGATTAAATTGGTCTGctaccaaaggggaagattgttttAACAGGAGCATAAATCAGTGGCCGAGTCTAGTGAATAATTGCAAATAATATGCAGCAGATTTGAAAGAAAAGTGACAGATATTTTCAGTGGCAAACATTGCAGACTTATATAATGTGACGGATTCACAGTAATTTTGGGGGTGTTCAGAGCCAATTAAACAGTCCAAACAATTCTGATGCATTGAAGACATCTCCTTGAGCAGCCTATTTAAATATTATTTCAAATCACATCACTCTGTATGGCAAGCAATTCAAGAACAATAATTCTCTAGATTATGCCAATTAAGGGTTTTTTCTAAGACTTCATCATTCTGGCAAGCCCTTGAGGACTTATGCAAACTCATCGAATGAATTCTCAGCAGTAATTCCTAAAAAGGCATGAAATTTAAGAGAAAAGGGAACCACAGCTGAACCCACCACAAGCATTTCATATTAACGCCAGAAACAGAATAAGAATACGTGTTATTCTATTTACTCAGCATTCTCATTAAtaccgaaaaaaaaaaaaaaaaagatactaTTCTAGACATTCATAGTTCCTGTCAGCGCCAGAAAACAAAATGGTAAAACATAGCACCCTATTTATTGAACCGAGTAGTGCTGACCTTCATTAGCTCCCTTTTTAAGCTGCTTATAGTTGCAAGCCTGTTGCACCAAGTCCAAAATAGTTATAGAAAGCTGATTATCAGCCAAAGGATATGCTTTTGGGTTCACAGCTTCAGCCTGCACATAATTACACCAAACTCAGCCACATTATACAAAACCCTGTAATACCTTATTAAATGAGCAACCAACCATATCTACTATATTTAAAAATACTCCTTAAACCAAAAAAAACCTGGTATTAAATGCATTCTCAAATAGAGTATGAAAAAATCTACGGAACATAAGCAAATAGCCGAAATGAGTTAAAACCATAAACACAAAAAAGGGCCATACTGACATATACACAGTGAACAAAAGAAAATGGAAAAGAAACAAcgacaaaagaaaacaaaaacacaAGTAAATTCACCATTTCGAAAATGGATTTGCAGAGTCTAACTGCTAAAATAACTCTGGCTGAATTTCTTCTCTCAGTCTTGCAGAAGCTCTCAACACCTTGAAAAACAAGTTCTAAGAGTTATAATCTGAGAAGACAATACAAATTGTTGAGATCGACGGTCTAGATCATTTGCCCTTAAACCCTAATCTTGTCTGTAACAAGATGAGACCTATGTTGGACCTTTTCCTCTTATACCCGAAGgacaattttaaaaatattatatttaaaaagaGTTCGCTTGTCATCCCTTTTTTAGAGGAAAAAATATCCTTTTCCTAGGTTTAATCTAGGCTAACCTGATAAGATTCACATGCACCAGTAAACCCTAATCTTTGTTTGAAATAGGATAAGGCTTGTGTTAGGCCTTTTGTTCTTATATTTAAACCTGGTAATGAGggaattattattaatttatttatgagatttttttgaactgtatatttttatttggatttt from Cryptomeria japonica chromosome 3, Sugi_1.0, whole genome shotgun sequence harbors:
- the LOC131038952 gene encoding uncharacterized protein LOC131038952; the encoded protein is MAEAVNPKAYPLADNQLSITILDLVQQACNYKQLKKGANEATKTLNRGIAEFVVMAADTEPLEILLHLPLLAEDKNVPYVFVPSKQALGRACGVTRPVIACSVTTNEGSQLKSQIQQLKDAIEKLLI